A region of the Pseudomonas sp. J452 genome:
CGCGCAGCTTCCTGCCGCCACCGCTGAAGATCGTGGTGCACATGCACGCCGGCGGCGGCTTCGAGAACGCCTCGCTGATTGAGGCCCTGCTCAACGGCGCGGACGGTGCCTGGGGCGGCCTGCCCAAGCGCGCGGCGATCATCGGCCACGCTTCGCTGGGTGAGCTGATCGCCAACCTGGTGCGGGTCGGCAACCCGCATATGCAGCAGTACCAGCTGGATCGCCTGCTGCCGCTGGCCACCAACCTGCAGGAACTGGACGACGAGGCGCAGGTGCCGGACGACCTGCCGATTCTTGGCCACAACGCCTACCGCCTGCCGCTGAGTTTCTTCCGGCAGATTCCCGGGCGCTTTATGGATCTGCCGCCGGAGGCCATTGGTGGCACCTATCGCTACCGCATCTGCCCACTGGTCAGCGACACCGCGGTGATTGCCGGTCGTCTGCAAGAGGTCTGTGGCCGGCCGGCGGGGGATTTCCCCCAGGCTGTGTTGGAGCAGATGATCTTCATCATGCGTCGTGACCTGCGCGCCGGCGAACGGATCGCCTACGATCAGCCGGAAAATCTGATGCAGCTGTACGCACGCGCTGTGCGCGCGTGCGAGACTTTAGCTCCGCAAGCCGAGGCCTGAGACCGTGGAAACCGACAGCGCCGTCTACAAGACCCTGCTCGAGTCGACCAAGGCAATTCCCTGGAAGATCGACTGGAAGAGCATGACCTTCGCCTACATCGGCCCGCAGATCGAACCGCTGCTGGGCTGGACGCAGCAGAGCTGGATCAGCGCGAACGACTGGGCCGAGCGCATCCACGAGGAAGACCGCGAGCGCGTGGTGAACTTCTGCATCGCCCAGTCCCAGTGCGGCATCGACCATGAGGCCGACTACCGGGCGCTGACCAAGGACGGCGACTATGTGTGGATCCGCGATGTGGTGCACGTGATGCGTGACGCCAACGGCGAGACCGAGGCACTGGTCGGCTTCATGTTCGACATCAGCGAGCGCAAGAAGACCGAGGAACAGCTGCTGGCCCTGCAACGGCAGCTGGAGGAGTACTCCTACAAGGACGGCCTGACCGGTATCAACAACCGACGCATGTTCGACTCGATCCTCGACATCGAATGGGGCAACGCCCAGCGTACCCGCCGGCCGCTGTCGCTGATCCTGCTGGATATCGACTTCTTCAAGCAGTTCAACGACCACTACGGGCATATCCGCGGCGACGACTGCCTCAAGCGCATCGGCCAGGCGCTGCAGGGCGCGGCGGTGCGCCCGCGTGATTGCGTGGCGCGCTACGGTGGCGAGGAGTTCGTGCTGGTGCTGCCGGAGACCGACGGCGAGTCGGCGCAGAAGATCGCCGAGCGCTGCCGCAAGCTGGTGCGCAAGGAGCAGATCAGCCACGAACAGTCCAACGTGGCACAGCTGGTGACCGTCAGCCTGGGCGTCGGCACCATCATCCCAGAGGCGCATGACACGCCGCTGGCCTTTATCGAGGCGGTGGATCGTCTGCTCTACCAGGCCAAGCAGCAGGGCCGCGACCGCCTGCAATATGGCCACTGTGGTGGTGGCGAAGCGGACGCCTGCCAGGCCTGAAAGTCTCGCGAGCTAGAGCCGGGGCGTCCGTAGCCCGGATGCAATCCGGGAGATCAGGCGACACCTCTATGACGAAGCCCTAGCGCACCTGCCCGTTCTGCGCCACCTGGGCGCGTAGCGCGCGGGCGACTTCGATTTGCAGCTTGTAGGCGGGGGCTTCGATGGCGTCGTGGTCGCGGGTGTAGCGGCGGGCGAATTCGCGCACGCCCCACTGCTGGTACTGCTGCACATGCAACAGCTCGTGGGCCCATAGCGCGACATTGTCCTGCGCGTCTGCGGCGTTACGGAAAACGATGATGTCGATCAGCGTCACCGCCTGCACATCGGGGTTCTGCAGCATGGTATTGGCGGCGCCCAGGGTTTCGCCGTCACCCACCTTGTAGCGCGCCGCGTCGAGTACGCCGATGTCGTAGTAGGGCTCCAGTTGGGCGCGGATATGCAGCGGAATCGGTTGGGTGCCGCTGGCGGCCGCCGTCTCGCGTGACTGCAGCAGCCACTGCTCCAGGCCCGAGGCGGCCATCTGGCTGACGTCTTCGTAGAGCACCTCGATGTC
Encoded here:
- a CDS encoding DUF4157 domain-containing protein — translated: MPAVFSRRIFRLVALLGGLGLAASVLACPSGQQQVCAVVCFCAPISQADIEVLYEDVSQMAASGLEQWLLQSRETAAASGTQPIPLHIRAQLEPYYDIGVLDAARYKVGDGETLGAANTMLQNPDVQAVTLIDIIVFRNAADAQDNVALWAHELLHVQQYQQWGVREFARRYTRDHDAIEAPAYKLQIEVARALRAQVAQNGQVR
- a CDS encoding diguanylate cyclase, with the translated sequence METDSAVYKTLLESTKAIPWKIDWKSMTFAYIGPQIEPLLGWTQQSWISANDWAERIHEEDRERVVNFCIAQSQCGIDHEADYRALTKDGDYVWIRDVVHVMRDANGETEALVGFMFDISERKKTEEQLLALQRQLEEYSYKDGLTGINNRRMFDSILDIEWGNAQRTRRPLSLILLDIDFFKQFNDHYGHIRGDDCLKRIGQALQGAAVRPRDCVARYGGEEFVLVLPETDGESAQKIAERCRKLVRKEQISHEQSNVAQLVTVSLGVGTIIPEAHDTPLAFIEAVDRLLYQAKQQGRDRLQYGHCGGGEADACQA